The Providencia sp. PROV188 genome includes a region encoding these proteins:
- a CDS encoding DJ-1/PfpI family protein, giving the protein MNKYDYAISTAAGLTTPSIQALIAGGRAQQSSILKVGIFVCPGFMPMDINGAQSVFTIVGAEIYFIWKHKELLEGYTGWPTMPTMTFDECPDDLDVLVTGMVPPEVIEDPEVIQFFARVGHTAKTVIGTCYGSLMLGTAGLLRGKRATSNSNVVPMLPDVGAIAVGGSDVVIDGSIYTSGPATGSFDASLLVLKALCGEEVASLVELAIEYDPRPPFRTGSPELAGPEMTAIAQQMTAPLNQQYHAAAKRGYAQFSLNINQ; this is encoded by the coding sequence ATGAATAAATATGATTATGCTATTAGCACGGCTGCTGGGTTAACGACTCCGTCAATTCAGGCGCTGATTGCAGGGGGTAGGGCACAACAATCTTCTATACTTAAAGTGGGTATTTTTGTCTGCCCAGGATTTATGCCAATGGATATTAATGGGGCACAATCCGTTTTTACTATCGTGGGTGCTGAAATTTATTTTATCTGGAAGCATAAAGAGTTGCTTGAGGGCTACACAGGGTGGCCAACTATGCCAACAATGACATTCGATGAGTGCCCTGATGATTTAGATGTTTTAGTCACGGGTATGGTGCCTCCGGAGGTTATTGAAGATCCTGAAGTGATTCAGTTTTTTGCACGGGTTGGGCATACCGCAAAAACGGTGATTGGTACTTGCTATGGCTCGTTAATGCTAGGAACGGCAGGGTTATTGCGGGGTAAACGGGCAACAAGTAATAGCAATGTTGTCCCGATGCTACCAGACGTAGGGGCAATTGCTGTAGGGGGCAGCGATGTCGTCATCGATGGGTCGATTTATACCTCTGGGCCGGCAACTGGTTCATTTGACGCTTCACTGTTGGTGCTCAAAGCCTTGTGTGGGGAAGAGGTTGCCTCCCTTGTCGAATTGGCAATTGAGTATGATCCTCGCCCGCCGTTTCGTACGGGTTCCCCTGAACTCGCAGGCCCTGAAATGACGGCAATAGCACAACAGATGACTGCACCACTAAACCAACAGTATCACGCTGCGGCAAAACGCGGTTACGCACAATTTAGCCTGAA
- a CDS encoding TetR/AcrR family transcriptional regulator yields MAQKGRPRNYDSHEALNNIMTLFWRKGYSATSLEDLVNVTAMKKPSLYAAFGNKARLYELAMARFGEIAQAHYAAALAEQSPNESLFARLSRWLRATVSLYNGVDGKTGCMVLSTAVAETDDPQVQAFLKDVILAQEAMLITCIEKEKSALREPENARLLVKTLIALLHSVSLRARAGETEEELSALIDAGEMVLRATLVIPENTQSTSSP; encoded by the coding sequence ATGGCACAAAAAGGTAGACCACGAAATTATGATAGCCATGAAGCACTAAATAACATCATGACGTTATTCTGGCGCAAGGGGTATTCCGCGACTTCACTTGAAGATTTGGTTAACGTCACTGCGATGAAAAAGCCGAGTCTCTACGCCGCTTTTGGAAACAAAGCGCGACTGTATGAATTAGCAATGGCACGGTTTGGTGAAATCGCGCAGGCACATTACGCAGCTGCGCTGGCTGAGCAATCGCCAAATGAGTCATTGTTCGCACGACTTAGCCGTTGGCTTCGTGCCACCGTCTCCTTGTATAACGGAGTAGACGGTAAAACGGGCTGTATGGTGCTCTCTACTGCCGTAGCAGAAACCGATGACCCACAGGTACAAGCCTTCCTAAAAGACGTTATCCTTGCACAGGAGGCGATGCTTATCACTTGTATCGAAAAGGAAAAATCGGCCTTACGTGAACCTGAAAATGCGCGATTACTCGTAAAAACACTTATCGCATTACTGCATTCAGTATCGCTACGAGCGAGAGCGGGCGAAACAGAAGAGGAGTTGTCCGCGCTAATTGATGCTGGAGAGATGGTGCTGCGTGCAACGCTAGTTATACCAGAAAACACCCAATCAACGTCATCCCCTTAG
- a CDS encoding amino acid permease, giving the protein MAEQHTTTSMSGGPRLRRELKARHLAMIAIGGSIGTGLFVASGATVAQAGPGGALLSYAIIGLMVYFLMTSLGELAAYMPVSGSFATYGAKYVDEGFGFALGWNYWYNWAVTIAVDLVAAQLVMTYWFPDTPGWIWSAIFLAIIFLLNYISVKGFGEAEYWFSLIKVTTVVIFIVVGVLMIFGIMNGAENAGWHNWEIGDAPFAGGFSAMIGVAMIVGFSFQGTELIGIAAGESKDPAKNIPRAVRKVFWRILLFYIFAILIISLIIPYTDPSLLRNDVKDISVSPFTLVFENAGLLSAAAVMNAVILTAVLSAGNSGMYASTRMLYTLAREGKAPKIFARLSKGGVPRYALLATTVVAGLCFLSSMFGNQTVYLWLLNTSGMTGFIAWLGIAISHYRFRRGYIAQGRDLNDLPYRSGFFPIGPIFAFILCLVITLGQNYQAFLEDRIDWVGVTATYIGIPLFLAIWFGYKIVKKTSIIRYKEMSFPSYKENLEK; this is encoded by the coding sequence ATGGCAGAACAACATACAACGACATCGATGAGCGGCGGACCAAGATTACGTCGAGAACTAAAAGCTCGCCACCTCGCGATGATCGCAATTGGCGGCTCCATCGGAACCGGTTTATTTGTGGCATCCGGTGCCACAGTAGCACAAGCTGGACCGGGTGGAGCGCTCCTCTCATACGCCATTATTGGTTTAATGGTGTATTTCTTAATGACCAGCTTAGGTGAATTAGCTGCGTACATGCCAGTCTCTGGCTCCTTTGCGACTTATGGCGCAAAATATGTCGATGAAGGCTTTGGCTTCGCATTAGGTTGGAACTACTGGTACAACTGGGCGGTGACTATCGCGGTTGACCTTGTAGCGGCACAATTAGTGATGACCTACTGGTTCCCAGATACCCCAGGCTGGATCTGGAGTGCTATCTTCTTAGCAATCATTTTCTTACTGAACTACATTTCCGTTAAAGGCTTCGGTGAAGCGGAATATTGGTTCTCGCTAATCAAAGTGACCACGGTGGTTATTTTTATCGTCGTTGGCGTGCTGATGATTTTCGGCATTATGAACGGCGCAGAAAACGCGGGTTGGCATAACTGGGAAATTGGTGATGCACCATTTGCTGGTGGTTTCTCTGCCATGATTGGTGTGGCGATGATCGTAGGGTTTTCATTCCAAGGTACTGAATTAATCGGTATTGCGGCGGGTGAGTCAAAAGATCCAGCGAAAAATATCCCTCGTGCGGTGCGTAAAGTGTTCTGGCGTATTTTGCTGTTTTATATCTTCGCGATTTTAATCATTAGCTTAATTATCCCTTACACTGATCCAAGCTTACTGCGTAACGACGTGAAAGACATTAGCGTAAGTCCATTTACATTAGTATTTGAGAATGCAGGTTTATTATCAGCGGCAGCGGTGATGAATGCCGTTATCTTAACTGCGGTTCTCTCTGCGGGTAACTCCGGGATGTATGCCTCAACGCGTATGCTGTACACCTTGGCTCGTGAAGGTAAAGCACCGAAAATCTTTGCTCGCCTCTCTAAAGGTGGCGTACCACGTTATGCATTGCTGGCAACCACGGTTGTGGCAGGTCTGTGCTTCTTAAGCTCAATGTTTGGTAACCAAACGGTATATCTGTGGTTATTAAACACGTCAGGTATGACTGGGTTTATCGCGTGGTTAGGGATTGCCATCAGCCATTACCGCTTCAGAAGAGGCTATATTGCGCAAGGTAGAGATCTTAATGACTTGCCATACCGCTCTGGTTTCTTCCCAATCGGGCCAATTTTCGCCTTTATCCTGTGCTTAGTGATTACACTGGGTCAAAACTATCAAGCTTTCTTAGAAGATAGGATTGACTGGGTAGGTGTTACCGCAACCTATATCGGTATTCCTCTATTCTTAGCTATCTGGTTCGGATATAAAATCGTGAAGAAAACCTCGATTATCCGTTATAAAGAGATGAGCTTCCCGTCATATAAAGAGAATTTAGAGAAGTAA
- the yieE gene encoding DNA-binding transcriptional regulator YeiE, whose protein sequence is MRITLRQLEVFTEVLKSGSTTQASQLLALSQSAVSASLTDLEGQLGVQLFDRVGKRLVTNEHGRLLYPKALALLEQAFEVEQLFKKEMGAVRLAASTTIGNYMLPEILAGYRHDNPEIPLELFIGNTEEVIKGVMEFRADVGLIEGVCHSPELISKPWLKDELVVFSAPSNPLAQKKVTLKELKDAPWILRERGSGTRDVLDQLLFAHLPGFHILMELGNSEAIKHAVRFGMGISCLSRRVIAEQLENGTLVELEVEELQLERTLYLIYHRQKHLSNAITNLLDYCN, encoded by the coding sequence ATGCGTATTACACTGAGGCAGCTTGAAGTTTTCACGGAAGTATTAAAAAGTGGCTCCACGACGCAAGCATCGCAATTATTAGCGTTATCGCAGTCCGCAGTGAGCGCTTCACTGACTGACTTGGAAGGGCAATTAGGTGTGCAACTCTTTGACCGTGTAGGTAAACGACTTGTCACTAACGAACATGGGCGCCTACTTTACCCAAAGGCATTAGCGTTATTAGAACAAGCATTTGAAGTCGAGCAACTGTTCAAAAAAGAGATGGGCGCAGTTCGTTTGGCGGCTAGTACCACAATCGGTAACTATATGTTGCCTGAGATTTTAGCCGGGTACCGTCATGATAATCCTGAAATTCCACTGGAATTATTTATCGGAAATACTGAGGAAGTCATTAAAGGCGTGATGGAGTTTCGGGCTGATGTGGGGCTGATTGAAGGGGTTTGCCACAGTCCTGAGCTTATTTCAAAACCGTGGTTAAAAGATGAGTTAGTGGTGTTTTCCGCGCCAAGTAACCCATTAGCACAAAAAAAAGTGACTTTAAAAGAGTTAAAAGATGCGCCATGGATCTTGCGTGAAAGAGGTTCTGGTACGCGCGATGTACTAGATCAACTACTCTTTGCTCACCTTCCAGGATTCCATATTTTAATGGAGTTAGGTAATTCTGAAGCGATTAAACATGCGGTACGTTTTGGGATGGGTATCAGCTGTTTATCTCGACGAGTGATTGCGGAGCAATTAGAGAATGGCACGCTGGTGGAGCTTGAAGTGGAAGAGTTACAACTTGAGCGTACGTTATACCTGATTTATCACCGTCAGAAGCATCTTTCTAACGCGATAACGAATCTGCTGGATTATTGTAATTGA
- a CDS encoding YeiH family protein gives MDKTGTKAITQNNSFPILKLVPGIILAGILTAIAIYLGEQSWFMDIGLGALTLAILLGICVGNTVYPAISTSSDAGIKFAKHYFLRAGIILYGFRLTFQQITDVGATGLIIDALTLTSTFFLAYWLGKKVFKLDDETTMLIGAGSSICGAAAVMATEPVVKASASKVAVAVSTVVIFGTIGIFVYPWLYQLNAHFGWIPATQETFGIYIGSTVHEVAQVVAAGHTIGPDAENASVIAKMLRVMMLAPFLIILSAFISRKNAASTQEGAQKSKITIPWFAVIFILVAAFNSFNLLPEQLVKQIITLDTILLAMAMVALGLTTHVSAIRQAGIKPLLMAAILFAWLIFGGIVINVVIQSVF, from the coding sequence ATGGATAAAACTGGAACCAAAGCAATCACACAAAATAATTCATTCCCTATTCTAAAACTTGTTCCGGGGATCATTTTAGCGGGAATTTTAACAGCCATTGCCATATATCTTGGTGAACAATCATGGTTTATGGATATCGGGCTGGGCGCGCTCACTCTGGCTATTCTTCTTGGTATTTGTGTGGGAAATACCGTTTACCCTGCGATTAGTACAAGTAGCGATGCAGGGATTAAATTCGCTAAGCACTATTTTTTACGTGCCGGTATTATTTTGTATGGCTTTCGCCTGACTTTTCAGCAAATTACCGACGTGGGAGCCACAGGACTGATTATTGATGCACTCACATTAACCTCCACTTTTTTCTTAGCTTATTGGCTTGGTAAAAAAGTATTCAAACTTGATGATGAAACCACCATGTTAATTGGTGCGGGTAGCAGTATTTGTGGTGCAGCTGCCGTAATGGCAACCGAGCCGGTCGTTAAAGCGTCCGCAAGTAAGGTCGCAGTTGCCGTTTCAACCGTGGTGATCTTTGGTACCATTGGTATTTTTGTCTACCCATGGTTATATCAGTTAAATGCGCATTTCGGCTGGATCCCTGCGACTCAAGAAACATTCGGGATTTATATCGGTTCAACCGTACATGAAGTCGCCCAAGTTGTTGCCGCAGGTCATACTATTGGTCCAGATGCAGAAAATGCTTCTGTGATAGCGAAAATGTTACGCGTGATGATGCTGGCGCCGTTTTTAATTATCTTATCTGCATTTATTAGCCGTAAAAATGCGGCCAGCACGCAAGAAGGCGCCCAAAAAAGTAAAATTACGATCCCTTGGTTTGCGGTGATTTTTATCTTAGTCGCCGCGTTTAACTCATTCAACTTATTACCTGAGCAACTGGTTAAACAAATTATTACGTTAGATACCATCCTATTAGCGATGGCGATGGTGGCATTAGGGTTGACAACGCATGTCAGTGCGATTCGACAAGCGGGGATCAAACCTTTATTGATGGCTGCTATCTTGTTCGCTTGGTTAATTTTCGGCGGTATAGTGATTAACGTTGTTATTCAGTCGGTGTTTTAA
- the nfo gene encoding deoxyribonuclease IV has protein sequence MKYVGAHVSASGGVDQAVIRAHEIGATAFALFTKNQRQWKAAPLSDESIKSFKQNCAKYGYGKHQILPHDSYLINLGHPEFEALEKSRVAFIDEMQRCMQLGIDLLNFHPGSHLKQIEVDDCLARIAESINIALEETEGVIAVIENTAGQGTNLGFDFTHLAKIIERVKDQSRVGVCIDTCHAFAAGYDLRTAEDCEKTFQQFSDIVGFEFLKGMHLNDAKSEFASRVDRHHSLGEGNIGYAPFSYIMKDPRFDGIPLILETINPDIWPQEIAWLKSQQNS, from the coding sequence ATGAAATATGTTGGAGCACATGTCAGCGCCTCTGGCGGCGTAGACCAAGCAGTGATTCGCGCCCATGAAATTGGAGCCACTGCATTTGCCTTATTTACCAAGAATCAACGTCAATGGAAAGCCGCCCCCCTTAGTGATGAATCAATTAAAAGCTTCAAACAAAACTGCGCTAAATACGGTTATGGGAAGCACCAAATTTTACCCCACGACAGTTATCTCATTAATTTGGGGCATCCTGAATTTGAAGCATTAGAGAAATCTCGCGTCGCTTTTATTGATGAAATGCAGCGTTGTATGCAATTGGGAATTGACCTGCTGAACTTCCATCCCGGCAGCCACCTTAAGCAAATTGAAGTTGATGATTGCCTCGCGCGTATTGCAGAATCGATCAATATCGCCTTAGAAGAAACTGAAGGTGTTATCGCCGTCATTGAAAATACTGCAGGACAAGGGACAAATCTGGGGTTTGATTTTACACATCTAGCTAAAATCATCGAGCGCGTTAAAGATCAAAGCCGTGTCGGTGTTTGTATTGATACGTGCCATGCCTTTGCCGCAGGTTATGACCTGCGCACAGCAGAAGATTGCGAGAAAACATTCCAACAATTTTCTGACATTGTGGGCTTTGAATTCTTAAAAGGTATGCATCTTAATGATGCGAAAAGTGAATTTGCCAGCCGTGTTGACCGCCATCATAGCTTAGGTGAAGGCAATATTGGCTATGCACCATTTAGCTATATTATGAAAGACCCACGTTTTGATGGTATCCCGCTGATTTTAGAGACCATCAATCCCGATATTTGGCCACAAGAGATTGCATGGTTAAAATCGCAACAAAATAGCTAA
- the fruK gene encoding 1-phosphofructokinase codes for MTRRVATITLNPAYDLVGLCPSIEVGEVNLVKTASLNAGGKGVNVGKVLRDLGIDITVSGFMGKDNQEEFQHFFSENGMANRFSMVPGRTRINVKLTENNGESTDFNFSGFDVSKEDWNRFSTESLNWLGHFDMVVVSGSLPNGIEPEEFTRWMTRLRQLCPCIIFDSSREALKAGLKASPWLVKPNRQELETWVGRKLPDLKDVIAAAHELRDKGISHVVISLGEEGALWVNASGSWLAKPPQCEVVSTVGAGDSMVAGLAYGLLNGETSEHTLRMATAISALSVSQPDVGLKNRNKLADMMAKIEMKSL; via the coding sequence ATGACTCGCCGGGTTGCTACAATTACATTAAATCCTGCTTATGACCTTGTGGGGCTATGCCCTTCCATCGAAGTCGGTGAAGTCAATTTAGTTAAAACCGCTAGTCTCAATGCTGGAGGCAAAGGGGTTAATGTAGGAAAAGTCCTGCGTGACCTCGGTATTGATATCACTGTTAGCGGCTTTATGGGTAAGGACAACCAAGAAGAATTCCAACACTTCTTTAGTGAAAATGGCATGGCAAACCGCTTTAGCATGGTGCCAGGTCGTACGCGCATTAATGTTAAGCTCACAGAAAATAACGGTGAATCGACAGACTTTAATTTCTCTGGTTTTGATGTCAGTAAAGAAGATTGGAACCGTTTTTCCACAGAATCCCTTAATTGGCTTGGTCATTTTGACATGGTGGTGGTAAGCGGAAGTTTACCTAATGGGATTGAACCTGAAGAATTCACACGTTGGATGACTCGTCTGCGTCAATTATGCCCTTGTATTATCTTTGATAGTAGCCGCGAAGCATTAAAAGCGGGTCTGAAAGCATCCCCATGGTTAGTTAAACCTAATCGTCAAGAGTTAGAAACATGGGTAGGGCGTAAATTACCTGATTTAAAAGATGTTATTGCGGCGGCACATGAGCTGCGTGATAAAGGCATTTCTCACGTGGTCATTTCCCTTGGTGAAGAAGGTGCTCTTTGGGTAAATGCTTCAGGATCTTGGCTTGCAAAACCGCCTCAATGTGAGGTTGTCAGTACGGTAGGTGCTGGGGATTCAATGGTTGCAGGATTAGCTTACGGCTTATTAAATGGTGAGACTAGCGAGCATACACTCCGTATGGCGACCGCAATTTCTGCGTTATCGGTTTCTCAGCCTGATGTTGGCTTAAAAAATCGTAATAAGCTGGCGGATATGATGGCGAAAATTGAGATGAAATCATTGTAA
- a CDS encoding nucleotide triphosphate diphosphatase NUDT15 encodes MSDPQYVVVGVGVLITNAQGQILLGKRSSQHAPYWSIFGGHVDPGESFEACAIREIKEEIGIDIETPTVFGISNNIETFQQEGKHTVSICMHVEYNGEKAPQIMEADKCESLLWISPTDPLPEPHFEASRNTIELWLNKRFYQPHH; translated from the coding sequence ATGTCGGATCCTCAATATGTTGTTGTTGGTGTCGGCGTACTGATTACTAACGCCCAAGGGCAAATTCTCCTAGGTAAACGTAGCAGTCAGCATGCGCCTTACTGGTCTATTTTCGGAGGCCATGTTGACCCAGGAGAATCTTTCGAAGCCTGTGCAATCCGTGAAATAAAAGAAGAGATTGGTATTGATATCGAGACCCCAACCGTATTTGGTATCAGCAATAATATCGAAACCTTCCAACAAGAAGGAAAACATACCGTTTCCATCTGCATGCATGTGGAATATAACGGAGAAAAAGCCCCACAGATCATGGAAGCGGATAAATGCGAAAGCCTGTTGTGGATCTCCCCAACTGACCCATTACCTGAGCCTCATTTTGAAGCTAGCCGTAATACCATTGAGCTATGGCTCAACAAACGCTTTTATCAGCCTCACCACTAA
- the mtr gene encoding tryptophan permease, with protein MEADVTKPPKRPSILGGSMIIAGTAVGAGMFSIPMVTSGVWFSGSVVLLIYTFICMLLSGLMILEANMNYPAGASFHTMVKDLLGSGWNTINTLSITFVLYILTYAYISAGSSIITENISQYVQVPQALSGFVFAVVIAFFVWLSTRAVDRLSTILIGGMVITFVMSIGGMVTTASPLVLFDQYENSHSEYLPYALAALPYLLTSFGYHGNVPGLVKYYNKDSRSVMLSLVYGAGITVTIYILWQYAIQGNIPRSSFIAIRENGNNIGALLNQMNISAQSSFISQFLTLFSYMALASSFLGVSLGLFDFIADFFKFNDSHQGRFKSVIITFLPPTVLGLAFPDGFIYAIGFAGLAATIWAVIVPAMMARASRKRFPNNSYRTPGGSFVIGFVILFGLINAAAHILSLLGLLPVY; from the coding sequence ATGGAAGCCGATGTAACAAAACCACCAAAGCGCCCCTCTATTTTAGGCGGTTCAATGATCATAGCCGGTACCGCAGTCGGTGCAGGTATGTTTTCTATTCCAATGGTGACTTCAGGTGTTTGGTTTTCCGGTTCAGTTGTCTTACTGATCTACACATTTATCTGTATGTTATTATCAGGATTAATGATTTTAGAAGCCAATATGAATTACCCTGCAGGTGCTAGTTTTCATACCATGGTAAAAGATTTATTAGGCTCCGGCTGGAATACCATTAATACCCTCTCCATTACGTTTGTATTATATATTTTGACCTATGCCTATATTTCGGCAGGTAGTTCAATTATTACAGAGAACATTTCTCAATATGTTCAAGTTCCACAAGCACTCTCAGGCTTTGTTTTTGCAGTCGTTATCGCGTTTTTTGTTTGGTTATCTACCCGCGCGGTTGATAGGTTAAGTACGATTTTAATTGGTGGGATGGTGATCACGTTCGTCATGTCTATTGGTGGCATGGTCACAACCGCTTCGCCTTTAGTTCTCTTCGACCAATATGAAAATAGCCACAGTGAATATTTACCTTATGCATTAGCTGCATTGCCTTATTTACTGACCTCTTTTGGTTATCATGGTAACGTGCCGGGATTAGTGAAGTACTACAATAAAGATAGCCGTAGTGTCATGTTGAGCTTAGTCTACGGTGCAGGAATTACCGTCACTATCTATATCTTATGGCAGTATGCTATTCAGGGTAATATTCCGCGCTCATCCTTTATTGCGATCAGAGAAAATGGTAACAATATTGGTGCGTTACTGAATCAAATGAATATTTCCGCACAGAGTAGCTTTATTTCACAATTTTTAACGCTGTTCTCTTACATGGCATTAGCTAGCTCGTTTTTAGGCGTATCCCTCGGCTTATTTGATTTTATCGCTGACTTCTTTAAATTTAACGATAGCCATCAAGGGCGATTTAAATCAGTCATTATTACTTTCTTACCGCCAACAGTTTTAGGTTTAGCGTTCCCTGACGGCTTTATTTATGCCATCGGTTTTGCAGGACTTGCAGCCACTATTTGGGCGGTCATTGTCCCTGCCATGATGGCAAGAGCAAGCCGTAAGCGTTTTCCTAATAATAGCTATCGAACACCCGGCGGAAGCTTTGTGATTGGGTTCGTAATCTTATTTGGTTTGATTAACGCAGCAGCCCATATTTTGTCTCTGTTAGGTTTATTGCCTGTTTATTAA
- the yeiP gene encoding elongation factor P-like protein YeiP, which produces MAKANEIKRGFAINYNGKLLLVKDIDIQSPSARGASTLYKMRFTDIKTGQKVEERFKGDDILDTISLTRRAVSFSYIDGDEYVFMDNEDYTPYIFKKSDIEEELLFIPEEGLPGMQVLTMDGQVLALELPQTVDMVIAETTPGIKGASASARTKPATMPTGLTVQVPEYLTTGEKIRIHIPERRYMGRCD; this is translated from the coding sequence ATGGCTAAGGCCAACGAAATCAAACGTGGTTTTGCAATAAACTACAACGGGAAATTACTGCTGGTTAAAGACATTGATATCCAATCCCCAAGCGCTCGTGGCGCAAGTACACTGTATAAAATGCGCTTTACCGATATCAAAACCGGCCAAAAAGTTGAAGAGCGCTTCAAAGGCGATGATATTTTAGACACAATTTCACTCACTCGCCGTGCGGTAAGCTTCTCGTATATTGATGGTGATGAGTATGTGTTCATGGACAATGAAGACTATACCCCATATATCTTTAAAAAATCTGATATTGAAGAAGAGCTACTATTTATTCCTGAAGAAGGTTTACCAGGAATGCAGGTTTTAACAATGGATGGGCAAGTGCTAGCACTTGAATTGCCACAAACTGTCGATATGGTGATTGCTGAAACAACACCAGGTATTAAAGGCGCTTCTGCAAGTGCTCGTACTAAACCTGCAACAATGCCGACTGGCTTAACAGTTCAAGTTCCTGAATATTTAACTACCGGTGAAAAAATCCGTATTCACATTCCTGAACGCCGTTATATGGGGCGTTGTGATTAA
- the mepS gene encoding bifunctional murein DD-endopeptidase/murein LD-carboxypeptidase: protein MLTSEKFKRYIWRIVPAVAIAVTLSACTAPKTSKNGQTTTRSSDARMLNATSNDSLAMASQDEFEDLVRSVDTKSKIMDQYASWKGVSYRLGGTTKSGVDCSSFVQRTFLEQFGVQLPRTTSEQESSGKSVKRNNLRAGDLVLFKTGRTMKHVGIYIGDNKFVHASTSNGVIVSEMTNDYWSKRYYASRRVVNGS from the coding sequence ATGTTAACTTCTGAAAAATTTAAGCGCTATATCTGGCGCATTGTTCCGGCAGTCGCAATTGCCGTAACGCTTTCAGCATGTACGGCACCGAAAACGTCGAAGAATGGTCAGACAACCACAAGATCTTCAGATGCTCGTATGTTAAATGCAACATCGAATGACTCACTCGCAATGGCATCTCAAGATGAGTTCGAAGATTTAGTCAGAAGTGTTGATACCAAATCCAAAATCATGGATCAATATGCAAGCTGGAAAGGCGTAAGCTACCGTTTAGGTGGAACCACGAAAAGTGGTGTTGACTGTTCTAGCTTCGTACAACGTACTTTCCTCGAACAATTTGGCGTGCAATTACCACGTACTACCTCTGAACAAGAGTCTTCAGGTAAAAGTGTAAAACGCAATAATTTAAGAGCGGGTGACTTAGTTCTGTTTAAAACAGGTCGCACGATGAAGCATGTAGGGATTTATATCGGGGACAATAAGTTTGTTCACGCCTCTACAAGCAATGGCGTTATTGTTTCTGAAATGACTAACGATTATTGGAGCAAGCGTTATTACGCAAGCCGCCGTGTGGTTAATGGTTCATAG